The Buchnera aphidicola (Mindarus japonicus) genomic interval ATTAATTCCTTTTGGGCCAGCTCGAAACATATCGAGAATTTTTTTATTTTTCGTACTTAAAATCGAATATTTCTTAATTGTTTCTTTTAAAGTTAAATTTAGTATGTTTTTTGTATGTGTTTTTAGTAATTTAGTTTTAGTTAATTCTGATAAAAGACTAAATACTCCTCCGGCTCTATGAAAATCTTCCATATGATATTTTTCATGATTTGGAGATAATTTACATAAGTTAGGTGTTTTTCTAGACAACTGATCTATATCATTCATATTAAAAGAAATATTACCTTCTTGTGCAGCTGCTAATAAATGTAATATTGTATTAGTGGATCCTCCCATTGATATATCTAATATCATTGCATTATAAAAAGATTCCTTAGAAGCTATTTGTCTAGGAAGAAATTCTGTTTTATTATTTTTATAATATTCTTTTGTAATTTTAACTATAGTACTTCCTGCTTTAATAAATAATTTTTTTCTATCTATATGAGTAGCCAACAAGCTACCATTTCCCGGAAATGCTAATCCTAATACTTCCATTAAGCAATTCATAGAATTTGCTGTAAATAATCCTGAACAAGAACCACAAGTAGGACAAGCATTATTTTCTATGTTACTTTGTAAAGTATCGTTTTTTTCGTTATTAAAACCTTGTAAGATAGCATCTACCAAATCTATTTTTTGATATTTTTTTTGATTTTTAATTTTCCCAGCTTCCATTGGGCCTCCAGAAACGAAAACTGTTGGGATATTTAACCGCATAGCTGCCATTAACATTCCAGGAGTAATTTTATCACAATTAGAAATACAAACCATTGCGTCTACACAATGTCCGTTTATAACGTATTCAATTGAATCTGCTATTAATTCCCTTGACGGTAATGAATAAAGCATTCCAGCATGACCCATAGCTATTCCATCATCAATAGCTATTGTATTAAACTCTTTTGCAACACCTCCTTTTTTCTTAATTTCTTTTGAAATTAGTTGTCCTACTTTTCTAAGATGAATATGACCAGGAACGAATTCAGTAAAAGAATTAACTACAGCAATAATAGGTTTTTCAAAATCTTCATTATTCATTCCAGTAGCTCTCCATAAAGCACGAGCTCCTGTCATATTTTTACCTTTTGTTGTTACATTTGAACGATAGTTAGGCATATAATATATTCTTATTTAAGAATTTAGGGTGAATGTTTTTTAAACATGTGATAATACGTTTATTAGAAATAAATTTATTATAATGTTAGGAAAGATTTTTTATAAAAAATAATATAAAAAATTTAAATAAATTTTTTTAATTTTTGGCAGGGATGGAGGGATTTGAACCCCCAACCATTGGTTTTGGAGACCAACATTCTACCGTTGAACTACATCCCTATTTTAGTTTAAAATTACATAAATTTATTTAAGTTGAAAACTATAACATTGATTATTAACTTTATCTAGTAAATATAATGAAATTTTTTTTTTAAATTAAAAAGATAATAAGAATTAAAAAAAAATGTATTTTTTTTATAAAAAAATTAATCTTTTATAAAAAAAAATATTAAAATTATTTAAATATTAATATGTAAAAGTGAGAAAGAAATGAAAGTGCCAATTTATTTAGATTATGCTGCAACTACCCCTACAGATTCATTAGTTTTAAAAAAGATGAAAGAATTTTTAAGTCTTAAAGGAAATTTTGGAAATCCTGCTTCTAGATCTCATCAGTTTGGTTGGAAAGCAGAAGAGGCTGTAGATATAGCAAGAAATCAAATTGCTAGTTTAATTAATGCTGATTTTAGAGAAATAATATTTACTTCAGGAGCCACTGAATCTAATAATCTAGCTATTAAAGGTTTAGTTTCTTTTTATAAAAATAAAGGAAATCATATTATAACAAGTAAAACGGAACACAAATCTGTTTTAGATATTTGTAAGTATTTAGAAACAAAGGGATTTTTAGTAACTTATTTAACTCCTCAAAAAAATGGATTAATTGATCTAAATGATATTCAAAATAGTATATTAAAGAAAACGATTTTAATATCGATAATGCATGTTAATAATGAAATTGGTGTAATTCAGAATATTAAAGGAATTTCTGAAATATGCAAAAAAAGAAAAATTTTTTTTCATGTTGATGCTACACAAAGTGTTGGAAAAATTCCTATCGATTTAAATGATGTATCTGTTGATCTGATGTCTTTTTCTGCTCATAAAATTTATGGTCCTAAAGGAATAGGTGGGTTGTATGTTCGAAGAAAGCCAAGAGTTCGATTAGT includes:
- the ilvD gene encoding dihydroxy-acid dehydratase; this translates as MPNYRSNVTTKGKNMTGARALWRATGMNNEDFEKPIIAVVNSFTEFVPGHIHLRKVGQLISKEIKKKGGVAKEFNTIAIDDGIAMGHAGMLYSLPSRELIADSIEYVINGHCVDAMVCISNCDKITPGMLMAAMRLNIPTVFVSGGPMEAGKIKNQKKYQKIDLVDAILQGFNNEKNDTLQSNIENNACPTCGSCSGLFTANSMNCLMEVLGLAFPGNGSLLATHIDRKKLFIKAGSTIVKITKEYYKNNKTEFLPRQIASKESFYNAMILDISMGGSTNTILHLLAAAQEGNISFNMNDIDQLSRKTPNLCKLSPNHEKYHMEDFHRAGGVFSLLSELTKTKLLKTHTKNILNLTLKETIKKYSILSTKNKKILDMFRAGPKGINTIKPFSQSFRWPNLDTDRKNGCIREIDFAYSNDGGLAILYGNIAKNGCVVKTAGVNKENLKFNGSAIVCESQEEAIELILKGKISKGNVLIIRYEGPKGGPGMQEMLYPTTHLKAMKLDTKCALITDGRFSGGTSGLSIGHISPEAAEKGNIALIKNGDIILIDIMKRSINVNLSEKELIFRKKEEEKRGALAYTPIFRKRKISLALKAYALLATSADKGATRKKI
- a CDS encoding IscS subfamily cysteine desulfurase; translation: MKVPIYLDYAATTPTDSLVLKKMKEFLSLKGNFGNPASRSHQFGWKAEEAVDIARNQIASLINADFREIIFTSGATESNNLAIKGLVSFYKNKGNHIITSKTEHKSVLDICKYLETKGFLVTYLTPQKNGLIDLNDIQNSILKKTILISIMHVNNEIGVIQNIKGISEICKKRKIFFHVDATQSVGKIPIDLNDVSVDLMSFSAHKIYGPKGIGGLYVRRKPRVRLVSQIHGGGHERGMRSGTLPVHQIAGMGEAFRIAKKNIYSDYEKMDILRTYFWNKLKDIEEVFLNSPLKISSPYILNISFNYIEGESLIMALKDLAVSSGSACTSESLESSYVLRALGIKDELAHSSIRFSMGKFTTKEEIDFSIGIIKKSIKKLRNLSPLWEMFKSGVDLENMKWNIS